From Erwinia pyri, a single genomic window includes:
- the dinF gene encoding MATE family efflux transporter DinF → MRLISPSDKHLWRLALPMILSNITVPLLGLVDTAVIGHLDSPAYLGGVAVGTTATSFLFMLLLFLRMSTTGLTAQAFGAGDKPALARALMQPLLIAVAAGLLFVLLKSPLTHLALSLVGGDREVLHQAALFMNIRWLSAPATLANLVLLGWLLGVQYARAPVILLVVGNVVNIALDLWFVIGLKWGVQGAAAATAIAEYATMIIGLVMVWRVLKLRGISLPLIKTAWCGNIGRLLRLNRDIMLRSLLLQLCFASLTVLGARLGGEVVAVNAVLLMFLTFTAYALDGFAYAVEACSGEAFGAKNAEKLLSVWRAACRQAGLVALAFSLIYGLAGTEIVALLTSIPALQQQADSYLFWQIVLPVCGVWCYLLDGMFIGATRASEMRNGMFIAAAGYGLTLFTVPLLGNHGLWLAVTVFLLLRGLTLWLIWRRHWQNGSWFVQ, encoded by the coding sequence ATGCGATTAATTTCCCCCTCGGATAAACATCTCTGGCGGCTGGCGCTGCCAATGATCCTGTCGAATATCACCGTGCCGCTGCTGGGGCTGGTGGATACGGCGGTCATTGGCCATCTGGACAGTCCTGCCTATCTGGGCGGCGTAGCCGTTGGCACCACGGCTACCAGCTTTCTCTTTATGCTGCTGCTGTTTTTACGCATGAGTACTACCGGCCTCACGGCGCAAGCTTTTGGCGCAGGGGATAAACCCGCGCTGGCCCGTGCTCTGATGCAACCCCTTCTGATTGCAGTGGCCGCTGGCCTGCTGTTTGTTCTGCTGAAATCTCCCCTAACGCATCTTGCGCTTTCCCTTGTCGGCGGCGACAGAGAAGTGCTGCATCAGGCCGCGCTGTTTATGAATATTCGCTGGCTGAGCGCCCCTGCCACGCTGGCGAATCTGGTGCTGCTTGGCTGGCTGCTGGGCGTTCAGTATGCGCGGGCGCCGGTGATCCTGCTGGTGGTGGGGAACGTGGTAAATATCGCGCTGGATCTCTGGTTCGTGATTGGCCTGAAATGGGGCGTGCAGGGCGCCGCTGCCGCCACGGCAATAGCTGAATATGCCACGATGATTATCGGTCTGGTGATGGTGTGGCGCGTGCTGAAGCTGCGCGGTATTTCGCTGCCGCTGATAAAAACGGCCTGGTGCGGCAATATTGGGCGGCTATTGCGGCTCAATCGCGACATTATGCTGCGCTCTCTGCTGCTGCAACTCTGCTTCGCCTCGCTGACTGTTCTGGGCGCGCGTCTGGGTGGCGAAGTGGTCGCTGTGAATGCGGTGCTGCTGATGTTCCTGACCTTTACCGCCTATGCGCTGGATGGCTTTGCCTATGCCGTTGAAGCGTGCTCTGGCGAAGCCTTTGGGGCTAAAAACGCAGAGAAGCTGCTCTCGGTCTGGCGCGCCGCCTGTCGTCAGGCAGGGCTGGTGGCACTCGCTTTTTCCCTGATTTATGGCCTGGCTGGCACGGAGATAGTCGCCTTACTCACCTCAATTCCGGCCTTGCAGCAGCAGGCCGACAGCTATCTGTTCTGGCAAATCGTACTGCCCGTCTGCGGCGTCTGGTGCTATCTGCTGGATGGCATGTTTATCGGGGCAACGCGCGCCAGCGAAATGCGTAATGGCATGTTCATTGCGGCTGCGGGGTATGGCCTGACGCTGTTTACTGTCCCGCTGCTGGGCAACCATGGGCTATGGCTGGCGGTGACGGTATTCCTGCTGCTACGCGGCCTGACGCTCTGGCTTATCTGGCGTCGCCACTGGCAGAATGGGAGCTGGTTCGTGCAGTGA
- the lexA gene encoding transcriptional repressor LexA, giving the protein MKALTARQQQVYDLIRDHINQTGMPPTRAEIAAQLGFRSPNAAEEHLKALARKGVIEIVSGASRGIRLMMEDETGLPLIGRVAAGEPLLAEQHIEGHFKVDPGLFKPGADFLLRVSGMSMKDIGIMDGDLLAVHKTQDVRNGQVVVARIDDEVTVKRLKKQGNIVHLLPENSDFQPIVVDLRQQTLSIEGLAVGVIRNGNWL; this is encoded by the coding sequence ATGAAAGCACTAACGGCAAGGCAGCAGCAGGTTTACGACCTGATACGCGACCACATTAACCAGACCGGCATGCCACCGACGCGGGCGGAGATTGCTGCGCAGCTCGGCTTCCGTTCCCCTAATGCGGCTGAAGAGCACCTCAAAGCGCTGGCGCGTAAAGGCGTGATTGAAATCGTCTCCGGCGCATCACGCGGTATCCGCCTGATGATGGAAGATGAGACAGGGTTGCCGTTGATAGGGCGCGTTGCTGCCGGGGAGCCTTTACTGGCGGAGCAGCATATCGAAGGGCACTTCAAGGTGGACCCAGGTTTGTTTAAACCGGGCGCCGATTTCCTGCTGCGCGTCAGCGGAATGTCGATGAAAGATATCGGCATTATGGATGGTGATCTGCTCGCCGTGCATAAAACGCAGGATGTGCGTAACGGCCAGGTCGTGGTGGCGCGCATTGATGATGAGGTTACGGTAAAACGCCTTAAAAAACAGGGTAATATTGTGCATTTACTCCCTGAAAACAGCGATTTCCAACCGATCGTGGTAGACCTGCGTCAGCAGACGCTGTCGATTGAAGGGCTGGCCGTGGGCGTGATTCGCAACGGTAACTGGCTCTAA
- a CDS encoding diacylglycerol kinase, translating into MANNVTGLTRIIKAAGYSWKGIRAAWQNEAAFRQEAVAAVIATIVACWLDVDAMTRVLLIGSVVLVIIVEILNSALEAVVDRIGSEFHPLSGRAKDMGSAAVLLTILLAIFVWVMLLMG; encoded by the coding sequence ATGGCAAATAACGTCACCGGACTGACCCGCATTATAAAAGCCGCCGGCTACTCGTGGAAAGGAATACGCGCCGCCTGGCAAAACGAGGCGGCCTTCCGGCAGGAAGCCGTTGCTGCCGTGATTGCCACCATTGTTGCCTGCTGGCTCGACGTGGATGCCATGACGCGAGTGCTGCTGATAGGGTCTGTGGTGCTGGTCATTATCGTCGAGATCCTCAATAGCGCGCTGGAAGCTGTTGTGGACCGGATTGGCAGCGAATTCCATCCCTTATCGGGCCGCGCGAAGGATATGGGCTCTGCCGCGGTGCTGCTGACGATATTACTCGCTATTTTTGTGTGGGTAATGCTGTTAATGGGTTAA